Part of the Dreissena polymorpha isolate Duluth1 chromosome 12, UMN_Dpol_1.0, whole genome shotgun sequence genome, AACCTCAAGCCGTAGTAAAGATCGAATAtccttaaaatattcaataaaaaagcaGGTGTGTCGGTCATGGAATATGAAACGTTTCCAATATTTGGTATGGGAAGAGTTCAAGTATTCTGGGAAAAGAAACGCGAGAActagtattttattaattttatgctAAAGTAGGAGATTTTGTATGTTTAAAACCTGTTTGAAACCAAAACAGAATGGGTTAGCCATTCCAAAGCGTCGACCCTAGTTAAAATcatgtttccttttttttttgcttatttggttttgttatttttGCGCGTGTTGTTCAGCTTTTTCATAAAGGTAATCGGTTACTGGCTGTAAATTAAGGATAAGCAGATGATAAAGCTTTCCCCGCAGTGCGCTCGGTAAATGTGCACGAGTAAAACGAAACAATAGCGCCAATTATCAAAACGCGCTCTCTGTTTGTAACCACTAAGGTACTAATTTATTGCTATATTAAGGTTcgtgtagaggcttcattttgaaaaatgtgggatcccaagcattgaactcaaatttaactaaaggaagagtgccacattgaaaatgtatacatatatgctttaaaggatgtttttccttcaaactgctaccaattttgtacatcaacgtatcataccatccacaaaatcaatcaaaatacaaagcgattttaacactaaaatatacattattttaaataatctaaatcatgtttattcaacgtatttcggtgGAAAAGTATAgcactagtgaataatatcgacaattacgagggcaagttacgcttaaatagtaaaaaaagtttacatatctataaatatcaaaactcgaacacattttatttcatcaccatgggggcagccatttttaaattaataaaatagaaagaaacatgctaaaaactcactcatcgcctaattgacattccaaacggttgacgatgacaaatgcattggattgtaatctttccgttgatgtttgcaaactgcacgatcagacctcataaacactcaaaaaataactatgtaagaagcatttcaccaatgtttacaattgttgtcgaatcacatgtacttataTAATTGCGCATAAAagagtacgcttacagactgacagaaagatcgatacgtaactccgttcaattcatcacggtatactattctattgataatatataatgatacatcgctttaacaatctaaaagtagaaataattattttaaacaaagtttttaataacgaaagtgaaaacaacggaagttggatggatattctgtgagatgcacttcggctccagaaaaacaatacaaataaactaaaaaagacgtgtgggggacaattttcagctggaaaatatttgaaatagggtaagtgatgatatctctacgtggtcatttctgttatttagtgcgatctcttgcttattaatgttaatagttgttttactagttgcgaaccaactgtcaaaataagtatgtgttttctcaggtatgtgtatacacatacccggttttctcaccactgcacgtggtttcgaccgatttgtttagcacgtttttctacggagcacagcgaatgccacgctttcaaaatgggtagaaggaatcgaaatataaaataaatcggtttgccaatttctttatattcctttacaattttatatgtcgtctgcaatctgtttcaatttgagatggtttaaaatttgcaatttggttgagaggtaaataacaaaattgttaagcctttgaaatagaattgtgacttttattatccaccatacctggatttttaaaaagtagttacgttttagttatttttagaactttgtttaggaaatttatccaaaaaaggcagttgaataaaaactcatttgttgttttatgacaataattttctgtgaaatgttgctaacttgaccttgtatatgtatatagctttgtatttattcaacttaaggtagtgcatatccttcctaacttaacattgagattttgtaaattagtgtaaaaatgttttggttttaaaccaaaatatgaataaagctcacaaatattgaatgtcaaaaatgtgtttatgttattctatccgtctttagcttttaaatgatatatagtttgaccatattgtaccacattgaatgaagaaaaaccaaagcgaagttttaatgaattttatccctcccatgaaccttaatttGTTTGTCACCAGAGaaagttggcagtatgtcgcaCGAAAAACGTAAATATtgtacgaattattccatgaaaaaagcaTGAAAACTTTTTTTCAGGTTAGCCTTTTctcgaaaatgtaaccggttagcTGGTCGTATCGGTAGGTTAACCGATTAACCGGTTAAACTCTTGCATCTCTAATTAGCACATTTCGTTTTTCGATATTTAATCTCgttgttaaaatgtgtttgtttcaaaataaaaaaactattgtATTGAGGTGTTGTCAAtctcattttttttaagttttctaaAGTTACCAGTATCTAACAATAacatttcatatttcatattAAAGAGGCTCTTTTAATATCATACTTTTGCACACAAGATAGGGTTGGTACCAATTTAGTTGTGTGTCCGTCGTACGTTTGGAATCGGTTAACTGCTTATGCTATCGTTAAACGGCAGGTGCTGAAGGCGCAATCGGTAAAAGGGAACCATTCATTAGGCTCTTGTTATCTCTCAACAGTTTCTACGGTTTCCACTCTAGAGACATGCTTAAGAACAATGTGTTGCCTATTGTTGTGTTGTGgtttaaaaatacttatttacaATCATGATATTGTAGAGTTTGTCCGAACACGTTTCTGTTACaaagatgcaaaataaaaatggaatttaaattgacataaattaaattaaaactcgCACCATGTGGGTATcaagattttgtttcatttctgtAGTTGTCATATATAACGCAAACAATTACATAATATGACTTTATCCACTTAATTACGTTCACATATATGCAGGCTGAGGGAAATAGGTACAGATGATGTCAATGTGGTTAGAATGAATGATTCACATGTTATGTGTCTTAACACTTTTATGTAGCAAGGCTAGTTTCATTCTTACGACTTACCTATCAAAAGCTACCTTAAAGTCATGCACATTGTACGGAATTGATAACACATAGCCAAACATGATCAAACGGAAATATCTAATAAATCTTTTGCCTCGAAATGATAcagttaattttattaaacttagCGGAATTGGGCTagtttttgcattttattttagcATGCGGATTCCTATTTTCCCGAGATTGTAAACGTGATTCACAAGCACGTTGTTTGAATGAACAAGTCCCGTTATTTCaatcaataaattatttaatgtcgGGGGCGTCTAAGAAACCAAGACTGAAACAACGGTAAAGAAAGTTGGTACAATACATTGAGATAGTTTATGTCCTAATTAACGAAATAACTGATCTCCTGAAATGTTCTTTGTAAACAATTGAATAAATggtatatttctttattaaaatatgaaataaaatgctTAATGTACGGCCCTTTAATGATATTTCAATCGTATGACGATTTTAAGTAGATTTGTTCATGGTTAAGATCACCACACTGATTTATCAACAAAGTCATGGTCTATAAAAAGGTTGAGCCGGGGGCAgattatatatttcaaatatggtctataacaataacataatttcTTCTCGCTGgtgataaataaacattaaacttaatatGCAATTTTACAGGAAATTGAAATGTCTGAATATTCAAATTTTGACAATGTTCACCTTCATTGGGACttaaaaatgtccctttaattattttgtttgttttgttttccaaaataCAAATTTTCTAGACTGATTAAATCAgttaaatatcaaatgttttatcgATAATTTGAGATTTTTTACTGATTTGTCCCTTGAATAACGCAATTATCTTTGTGTTCTTCgtggaagaaaatgaaatgaatttGATATGTCGGATACGATTGACATACTCCAATGAAAAATAGGATTTTCGACCTTAATGTAGTATTTAACAGATTCAGCGGTGTTTTTCGGGATCTTTTCTAATTCTCATATCTGCCCCCTTACTGTCAACTTACATTACATGTCAGCATTCTTTGCTATCATACAGGTACTTTTGCGTGTTTTTCTATGATCTGAAAAACCAGTAAGCGAGACGCTCCAGTACATGGCAAGTGTTAATAATCTGCAATACGTTATAGGCTATGGAAAATTAAACAAACCAGACAGAAAACAGGAGTGGTGTTCGTACAAAATATTCATAGATTAACTCggtttaaataatgattattgttAAATCTGTAACGAAATTTTGTTACATTTGATAGAGTGATTAACGTTGTGTTCATTTTGTAATGAGGCCAAACACGACATTCAATGACTATTTATTTCCTTATCATCCTGGTAAAATAATTCTGTACTCTAGTGTacgtaaaagtttgaaaaaatttcacagaacaattattattaatgttcTGCTATAACGGTGTATTTTCCATAAATATTATATTAGTTTGGGACATCATCGTAAACAAACTAACCATTTGCACATGTATTTAAGtgttttattaattatctttTCTTACAATTCAAATAATAGACATAAAATACTTTATGGTATGCAAAGTTGGCAAGCATTTTTGACAGAATTTATGATCACATTGCACATTATTATTGGGAATGAGGCAACTGCAGACACATGGAATACTCGTGTAAACCTATCTTTACACATGACATGTAAATTTAATGGTACACACAGtgcttttttgtttaatttttgattATTGGAAACGGATTTAGTTCGATTTCGGTTATAGTATAGAGTTCAATTATTGTATCAAATTATTTCCTATTCtataaagataaaaaataaaaagtttctTCTTATGATTGCTTAAATATCGACACACCTGTACTGGATGAggtaaatcaataaacaatgtatcTCGAAATTTGCAGTTTTAAACATAGAATCCGCAATCCTTAATTCTAGTTTAAcgtcattttaaaaatcagttcacatatacatgtaatacaaataATTGACATTGCAAACAAGGTCATGAACAAGTCACGAGTTGAATTTGCATTATGAGTATGTTCATGCACACGTTTCAATCACTTGACCCTGATTGGACCCCTTGTCCTTGACGAACATTCTCCTGACGATGTTCCGGAAACTGTTATCACGAACGCCGTAGATTATTGGAAACAGGGCACAAATAATGGAAAAGCTACCTCGGTGAAATATCACAAACGCATTCAAAATCACTCCGTGGACCTCGAGCGAGTGGTAGTTGATCGACTCGGCGACCATATGTAGACAAAATGTGATTATCAACGCAATGATACACGTTATCGTGATGATGAGAACTATAAATGTTTTTCGCAATAGTTTTTCTCTAACTGCAAGCTTTGatgaagttttatgaagattgccAGGACGATTGGCTCTAATATTAAGCTGTCTGCTTACCGGAAACACTACACACATAATATTTTTAAACCTGGAATTCATAGACGAATTATTGTCGCCATTTTGAACACTCGTCGTGGTTTCAAATGATACTATTTTTGCCTCAGTCAGTGTCTGTTCCATTTGTTTTGATACAATCTCTTTGTTATCTGTGTCCGTGATATTATTTTGATCGTCCGTCTTCACTTTGGACAATTCATCAGATGAAGAACGCGCGAGTGAACTATTGTTTAAGCTTGACTGCGCTGTTCGAGAGCCTTGTCGGTAGAACCGCATTAAGatcaatgcatatattgtacacgTGACAAGAATGATGACAGAGACTGGTAGTCCACCCAATAAAAGCAGGAAATACACGGCCCATTCTCTATTTTTATGAATGTCATCCGTTGCGCAAACTGTCACAGTAATATTCACGTCTTTGTAAGATGTCTGGAAAGAATGATGACCACTCACAACGCCAGGCGGCGTTGCTAGAATGAACGATGCAATCGAAGTGATAATACTTAAATTCCTAGCCGTGTTGGCCTGGATTTGCCAGTCGTATGGCCGGCACACCTTGCGGAATCGGTCCAGAGCAATGAGGAACAGAATAGAATAGCAGTGAATGATTGTATAACCGAAAACGTAGGCAGAGGTGCGACAAAGCCAGGAAGTTGGAAAGTTGAACCAAAAGTGCATCTCTCCTATCTGCGTCGGGAGCATGATGGTGCACTGCAGCAGGCCAATCAGACCGAGCGTGAAGAGGAAATACTTGAAGTTGCAGCGCTTGTAGCGAAAACCGTAGATGTAAATAACGAGGGCATTGGCAATCAATCCTACACTGGCCGTTAGTCCGAACACTATGCTCACCGGCATAACTTTCTTGTTGAATTCTGCATTGTATTCTTTAACATAAACACTCGTGTCCAGTGTGGCGTTTATCGGTGACAGCTCCATACCTtccatgttgttgtgttttagtTTATTTCACAGAATATAATATCGTGCCTGTATTTGCTTTATTTTCCAATCGTACACGTGTTATAGTAAACACCTCACAGTCGCTCCTTCTATTAAAATTGAACACATCGTGTTGTATTTTATTAATTccaaaaaaaatatgaaacaCGTGGTTGATCAATTTCACTTATAACCATCAGTCATCCACATGTAGTAGTTAATACACAAATAGCAGCATTAAATCGCATATCATCTGAAACATACATATGTATGGAATAACGTAGTAATGGTAGCAGCCTATCCACCGCACACGCTTAGCGTTCGCAGTCGACTGTTAAAATTCTCATAAAATCCGATGCTATATAGTACAAAGCGTGCTTGGATAAGCAATAAAACTTCGCTGGTTCGCTTTGATTGGTACGACGTTTATATTGGAATCATTGGATACAGCGCTCTTACAACTGCAGTGGTAAGGATTCCTTACCTCGTGGTTActgaaacaaatgaaacaaatagtTTTTCAACTGAATTCAATTCTCAATGATAAATTAAGTATGttatattttttccaataaataaaAGCTGTTAAATGCCCGTTAAGGCTCcagtttaaataattgtatacgTATAtagtattttgttattgttttcagtttttgCATTTTTGCACAGTATCCATTTCATCTATCTTGGCTACAATCACTTAGTATTGAATTATTGGCCcattaaattgattttatttattgtaGATTGCGTCATATATTACAGATTGCGTAAATAGTTTGGTAAACAATCGGGATTTAGTAAttaaagtgtgtgtgtgtttttaaagaTATAACAAACCCAATGCATATTTTCAAGGCTCGGTTTATCGTGTAGCGCATAAAATTTTAATTTCTGTGATTAAACTGAACATGCAATTTAACAAAGTTTGTACTTCACAAGATAATTAGATTAA contains:
- the LOC127852491 gene encoding cholecystokinin receptor type A-like — its product is MEGMELSPINATLDTSVYVKEYNAEFNKKVMPVSIVFGLTASVGLIANALVIYIYGFRYKRCNFKYFLFTLGLIGLLQCTIMLPTQIGEMHFWFNFPTSWLCRTSAYVFGYTIIHCYSILFLIALDRFRKVCRPYDWQIQANTARNLSIITSIASFILATPPGVVSGHHSFQTSYKDVNITVTVCATDDIHKNREWAVYFLLLLGGLPVSVIILVTCTIYALILMRFYRQGSRTAQSSLNNSSLARSSSDELSKVKTDDQNNITDTDNKEIVSKQMEQTLTEAKIVSFETTTSVQNGDNNSSMNSRFKNIMCVVFPVSRQLNIRANRPGNLHKTSSKLAVREKLLRKTFIVLIITITCIIALIITFCLHMVAESINYHSLEVHGVILNAFVIFHRGSFSIICALFPIIYGVRDNSFRNIVRRMFVKDKGSNQGQVIETCA